CCAAAGAAGGCTCCCGCACCAGCAACCGCAGGCTTCCGTCGACCGTAAGGAGCGGCGGCTGTGAAGGCTCGTAGCGGACGAACAGGATTCCTTTCTCGCGGGCCTCGCGATAGGCCGCCTCGCGGAAACCGTACGTCCGCATGTCGCGATAGAGGACGATGATCCGCGCCTGGGGGTAACGTTCCTTGAGTTGCAGCGCGTTCCTCACGGCGGTGGTGCAGCACACGCGGCTGCAGTAGGGCCGCTCCTCGCTACGCTGCTCCACGCACTGGATCATCGCGATCGTGGCTTTTTCCGGAAGGGCGATGTCACCGCGTCCCAGGCGGTCGGCGAGTTCCAGTTGCGTCAGGATACGGCTGCTCCGGCCGAACCCGTACGTTTGCGGCCTGTGTTCCGTGGCGCCCGTGGCCAACACGACCACACCGTGCCGGATGGTTTCGGGACCGCTTCCGGTCGCCAGAGTCGAGGTGAAATCGCCGACATGTCCGCCGACCTTCTCCACATGGGAGTTGAGATGGACGGTGATCCGTTTGTGGTCGAGCACCCGACCGATCGTCCCGGCGAGATACTTCTGAACGTCCTGACCGTCCAGCGTTCGGTGGAGCAGTCGGGCGGTGCCGCCGAGTTCCCCGGCCTTCTCGACGAGGTGCACGGGAAATCCCTGGTCGGCCAGCCCAAGGGCGGCCGTCATTCCGGCGACGCCGCCGCCGATCACCAGCGAAGCGTTGTTCACCGGGACGGTATCTTCTTCCAGCGGCTGCAACTGCGACGCGCGGGCCGCCGCCATGCGGACAAGGTCGACCGCCTTGTCTGTCGCCTTTCCGGGCTGTCCCGAGTGGACCCAGGAACATTGGTCGCGGATGTTGGCCATTTCCAGCAGGTAGGGATTCAGGCCGGCATCCCGCAGCATTTCGCGGAATATCGGTTCGTGGGTCCTCGGGGTGCACGAGGCTACGACGACGCGGTTCAACCGGTGCTCCGCGATCCGATCCTTGATGATCTTCTGCGTGTCGTCGGCGCACGTGTAGGTGTTGTTCTCGGCGATGATCACGTTCGGCAGCTCCCGCGTCCGCTTGACCACCCGTTCGACGTCGACCACCGAGGCGATGTTGCTTCCGCAATGGCAGATGAACACGCCCACGCGCGGGGGCTCGTCGGCGATGTCGCGCTGCGGCGGATAGGCCTTGGTCCGCACGCGCGTGCCGCGCGCCGGCGCCAGCAGGGCCATGGCCCGGGCCGCCGCCCCGCTTGCCTGCATCACAGTGTCGGGGATGTCCTTGGGTTCCTGGAACGCGCCGCCCACGAACACCCCCGGACGGGACGTGTCCAGCGGTTGAAGCTCGCCGGTTTGGGCGAAGCCCCAACGGTTCAGCACGACCCGCATCCGCCCGGCCTGTTCGCGCAGCGTCGCGCCCGGCTCCATGCCGAGCGAGAGCACGACCATGTCGAACTCCTCTTCGGTCTGTTTCATCCCGGGGCTCGCGTAGACGACGCGCAGGTTCCTCGTCCCGGGCATCTCGAAGGTCCGCGAAATGAACGAACGCAGATATCGCACGCCCAGTTGTTTTTCCGCCCGCTCGTAGTAGCGGTCGAAGTCCTTGCCGAAGGCGCGCATGTCGAGGAAGAACACGGTCACGTCCAGGCCCGGGACGTGCTCCTTTGCCAGGATCGCCTCCTTGGTCGCGGCCATGCAGCAGACCGAGGAGCAGTAGTCGT
This region of bacterium genomic DNA includes:
- a CDS encoding 4Fe-4S binding protein, with amino-acid sequence PAAEGKCVLCGLCVRVCGEMMGRGAVSLYGRGTSREVRTAFDERTNQCQACGACAFVCPTGAVDLAAITERRMRPHVTDFDKGLSARPCIDLAHPQASPRVPVIDRENCIHFRTGECGLCSRVCQAGAIDYDQPEETVRLEVGAVVLTPGFEAFDARRRGEFGYGFAPNVLSNVQFERLLSASGPTLGHVLRPSDGQPPKRLAFIQCVGSRDTGCDNDYCSSVCCMAATKEAILAKEHVPGLDVTVFFLDMRAFGKDFDRYYERAEKQLGVRYLRSFISRTFEMPGTRNLRVVYASPGMKQTEEEFDMVVLSLGMEPGATLREQAGRMRVVLNRWGFAQTGELQPLDTSRPGVFVGGAFQEPKDIPDTVMQASGAAARAMALLAPARGTRVRTKAYPPQRDIADEPPRVGVFICHCGSNIASVVDVERVVKRTRELPNVIIAENNTYTCADDTQKIIKDRIAEHRLNRVVVASCTPRTHEPIFREMLRDAGLNPYLLEMANIRDQCSWVHSGQPGKATDKAVDLVRMAAARASQLQPLEEDTVPVNNASLVIGGGVAGMTAALGLADQGFPVHLVEKAGELGGTARLLHRTLDGQDVQKYLAGTIGRVLDHKRITVHLNSHVEKVGGHVGDFTSTLATGSGPETIRHGVVVLATGATEHRPQTYGFGRSSRILTQLELADRLGRGDIALPEKATIAMIQCVEQRSEERPYCSRVCCTTAVRNALQLKERYPQARIIVLYRDMRTYGFREAAYREAREKGILFVRYEPSQPPLLTVDGSLRLLVREPSLGRDLRITPDLVVLAAPMIPRADRQELSELLRVPLNADGFFLEAHVKLRPVDFASEGLFLCGTAHAPKFLGETISQAHAVAGRAASILSRKKMPVSAQTAWVDPDKCISCMTCVHICPYMAPRVNGFNKAEIQGTTCMGCGSCTAECPAVAITLRHYAGHQILSAIDGLLDADRVATPWEPLYPEQVGVATPRWHKSGGKS